In Clostridium sp., one DNA window encodes the following:
- a CDS encoding pyridoxal-phosphate-dependent aminotransferase family protein codes for MKNFYIMTPGPTEVSENVRMARSKRFTNPDLDLEFYDFYKETCEKTAQFLNTENEVRILSGEGILGLEAACASLTEKGDRILVIDNGIFGEGFSDFINLYGGQVVFFKGDRKKQIDIEELKAFLEKDSNFKYATVVHCDTPSGVLNDISRICPILKKKGILTVVDSVAAMGGERLEVDDWDIDIVVGASQKCISAPPGLTLLSISKDAFDCMESRKSPIASFYCNLLVWKNYYKDKWFPYTPPVSDILGFRKAIDNILEDKDIIDRHHKIAAAARSAVKKAGLNLYTRNGYSNTVTVIEVPEGVKDVELRKYMEDKYNVMIAGSFGYLEGRVIRIGHMGENARPDRVSYTLYAFQKSLENFGFQCRCDMSSFFLSSL; via the coding sequence ATGAAAAATTTCTATATAATGACTCCAGGGCCTACTGAAGTCAGTGAAAATGTTAGAATGGCTAGAAGTAAAAGATTTACAAATCCGGATTTAGATCTTGAATTTTATGATTTTTATAAAGAAACCTGTGAAAAAACAGCTCAATTTTTGAATACCGAAAATGAGGTAAGAATATTGAGTGGTGAAGGAATACTTGGGCTTGAAGCAGCCTGTGCTTCTCTCACTGAAAAAGGAGACAGGATTCTCGTAATTGATAATGGAATATTTGGAGAGGGATTTAGTGATTTCATCAATCTATATGGCGGCCAAGTTGTATTTTTTAAAGGTGATAGAAAGAAACAGATAGATATAGAAGAGTTAAAGGCTTTTTTGGAAAAGGACAGTAATTTTAAATATGCTACTGTAGTTCACTGTGATACTCCATCGGGAGTTCTAAATGATATATCCAGAATTTGTCCTATACTTAAAAAGAAGGGTATACTTACTGTAGTTGACAGTGTTGCAGCCATGGGAGGAGAGAGATTAGAAGTAGATGATTGGGATATAGATATAGTGGTGGGAGCATCTCAGAAATGTATTTCAGCACCTCCGGGACTTACACTTTTAAGTATAAGCAAAGATGCCTTTGATTGTATGGAGAGCAGGAAAAGTCCAATAGCATCTTTTTATTGTAATTTGCTTGTCTGGAAGAATTATTATAAGGATAAATGGTTTCCATATACACCACCTGTAAGTGATATATTGGGGTTCAGGAAAGCCATAGACAATATACTCGAAGATAAAGATATAATAGACAGGCATCATAAAATTGCGGCAGCTGCAAGAAGTGCAGTAAAGAAAGCGGGATTAAACCTGTATACAAGAAATGGATATTCCAATACAGTGACAGTAATTGAAGTTCCAGAAGGAGTAAAAGACGTGGAACTCAGAAAATACATGGAGGATAAATATAATGTAATGATAGCAGGATCTTTTGGCTATCTGGAAGGCAGAGTAATAAGAATAGGGCATATGGGTGAAAATGCCAGACCAGATAGAGTCAGCTATACATTGTATGCATTTCAGAAATCATTGGAGAACTTTGGGTTTCAGTGCAGATGTGATATGTCATCATTTTTTCTCAGTAGCTTATAG